The segment TCCGGCTCATGGCCTCTGATCTGCCCGGGGCGGGGCTCGCCTACGAGCAGGCCCTCGATCTGGTGCGTGGCGTCGCGTCCGCGCCGATGGGGCCGCTCGGCCGCCAGGTGTGGCTGGAGGTTCTGCTGCGGGCGCTGCTGGGCAGGGCCGAACTCCTGCGCAGGACCGGGAGGCTGGACGAGGCGCAGGCACAGGTGGACGAAGCGGCGGCCCGGCTGCCCGAGTTCGGTGATCCCGAGGGGATTCGCACCGCCGAACTCGGCCTGGCCCGGGTCCATCTGCTGATGGACCGGAGCGAGTTCGGCGCGGCCGAGGAACTGGCCTCGGCGATGCTGGCCACCACGCCGGCGACCGTGGTGCCGACCGTGCCGCGTCTGATGGACTGCCTCGGGGTGATCTGCGCCTCGACCCGCCGTTTCGACCTGGCGGAGGACTGGTTCGTCCGGGCGGAGGACGGCTTCCGGGCGATGGGGGACACCGACGAACGGCAGCGGCTGATCGCCCACCGGGCGTACGCGGCGATGCGCCGTGGCGAACCCGGCCTCGCGGAGCGGCTGTTCGCTGAGGCGTCCGCGGTCTTCGAACGGCGGGGGCTGTCCGAGGATCTGGCGGTCTGCGAACAGGCCCGTGGTTTCCTCGCCGCGCAGCGCGGCGATCCCGCCGGGGCGAGCGACCTGGTGGCGTCGGGTCTGGCCCGGTTCGAGCGGCTCGGCGCCGCGATCGCCGCCGCCGACACCATGCTGCTGGCCGCGCAACACGCGTACGACCGGGGCGACATCCCCGAGCTGGCCCGGCTGGCCCAGGGCGCGCGCGAGGTGTACCAGGAGCGGGGGGTGTACGAGCGGTGCGCGCAGGTGGACCTGATGCTCGCGCGGACCCTTGAGGACAACCCTGCCTCGGTCGACAGCGCGCTCGCCCTCGCCCTTCCGGCCGCGCTGGCGCTGGAGGCGGCGCGCTACGACTTCACCACCGCCCACGCGCGCAGCCAGTGGCTGGACCTGGCCGACGACGCCATGCGGTTGGCCTTCCGCCTCGCCGTACGCCGCCAGGACCAGGGGCTGCTCTTCGAGCTGGTGGAACACCGCTGCGCGGGCGCGTCGCTGGTTCTGGGCCGCACCGAGCGCACGGAAAAGGGAACGGTCTTCCCGGACGCCGCCATGAAGACGTACGCGCCCGCCGACGGCGCGATGACGCTGGGGGGCGTGGCCGCGGAGGCCGCCGCGTCCGTCGGTCTGCGGGTCGCGCCGCCGCCGAGGGTGCTGATGTCGCCGGAGACGGGCCGCATCGCGCTTCAGCAGTACGTCGAGGCGGCCGAATTCCGCTATCACCGGCGGATCGTGAGCGAGGAGGAGGTACCGTTCTCGTCGCCTCCGGCCGACGACGGCCTGACGAACCGCCCGGTGGTGCAGGTCCGGCTGGCCGACGCCGGCGACCTGTTCATGGCCTGGACGTGGACGCGCGGGGCCCAGGGCTTCGGCACCGGGCACGCGCCGTCGGACGAGGCCGACGGGGCGGTCCGCGCCCTGGCCGCCGCGCTGCCGGGCACGGGCGAGGACGCGCAGGGGATGCGGCGCGCCTTCGAGACGGGGGCGATGTCCGACCACACCGCCGAGCAGCGCCTCGCGCGCTTGCTGGCCGAGGCACTGTGGCCGGAGGGCCTGACCGCCCAGATACGCGAAGTCTCGGCGGCCGGGGGCCGCCCGCTGGTGCGGATCCAGCCGTCGCCCCGGGTCGCCCAGGTCCCGTGGGAACTGCTCGCCGTGGACGAGGACGGCACCCGGCTCATCGACCTCGCGGATGTCGTGACCAGCGCGCCGGCGTCCCTGCGGCGGCCCGGTCCCGCCACCCGTCCGGCGCCGGACGCCGACGCGGGCGCGGACGCCGTCGTTCTCGTACTCGACCCCCGGGTGCCCGGTTTCCGGGCCGACTCCCCGCTCGGTTCGGTGCTGGGCCCGCCCGGCTCGGATCCCGCGCTGCTGTCGTTCGTACAGAGCCGTCTCGACGCGGGCGGCGTCGCCCCGCCGGTCGGCAGCGCGGCGGAGGCGTTGCGCCGCACCGACCTGGACCGGGACTGGCTGGGCGAGGCGCTGCGCAAGGGGGCGCGCAGGCTGCTGTACGTAGGGCATGTGAGCGGCGCTCCGGTCGAGGGCGGGCAGAGCGAGGACGTCACGCTGCATCTGTGCTGCGGTCCGGGGACCGAGGGCCTGACCGACATGGTCCGCGCCCATCGGCCGCTGTCGGCCAAGGATCTCCTCCTGGGCACTCTCCCGTTGCGGGCGGACGGCGTGCCGGGGGCCGGGCTGTGGCCGGCGCCCGCGCGGGTCGCGCTGATCGCCTGCGAGAGCGGCGGCGATCTGCGCTTCGCGGAGTCGTTCGGCCTGGCGTCGGCGATGATCCACAACGGGGCCGAGCTGGTCACCGCCACCCGCTGGGTGCTGCCGACCAGCTTCGCGTTCCACCGGCTGGGCGGCCTGCCGGAGTCCGTACGGCCGCTGACGGAGGCGGTCGTCGCCGTCGACGCCGCTCATGAGGACGAGGACCCCGTGCGCCGGCTCGGCGTCTGGCAGCGCGAGCGGCTCGACCGGTGGCGCACCGGCGGGCGGATCGAGGACTCGCCCCTGCTGTGGGCGGCCATGACCTGCGTCGTCGTATGACAGGCGTCAGAGCGTGACCACGCCCGCCACGACCGCCGCGATTCCGGTCAGCAGCGAGGCGACGACGAGTGCGACGGTCTTCGCCCGGTCGCGGCGGTCGTGGTCCGGGTCGGGGGTGAAGACGGCCGGGTCGGCGGGTGCGTAGTGGATGGTGAGGTCGCGGCCGAGGGACCGGCCCGGGTCGGGTATGCCCTCGCGGCACACAGCGGTGACCCGGGTGCCCTCGCGGGTGGTGAAGGCGACGACGGGTTCGTGGCAGACGAAGGTGGTGCCCTCACCGTCGGTCTCGACGTCCTTGGTGACGGCCACGACTTGGCCCGGTATGGCGACGGCCGAGGCCAGCAGGGCGGCGCGGGCGCGCATCAGGCCCAGGTCGCGGCTGAGCAGCATCGCGGCGGTGAGCAGGCCGCCGAATCCCAGGAGCGCCCACGGGTAACCCCAGGTGACGGTGGCCTGGATCACCAGTCCCAGCAGCAGGAGGACGACCGCGCAGTTCGGCCCGACCAGCCCTCCCCTCTCGCCGAACACGTCGGTCATGAGGTGGAACCGCTCCGGCCGCCCGCGCGGGTAGCGCACGGGGAACTCCCGGCCCAGCCATGCCTCGTGGACCGGGTCGCCGTGCCTGCCCGCGTTCGGCAGGGTGAACTCCTGCCCGGTGGCCGGGTCCTGGAAGGCGACCGTGACCTGTATCCCGGGCTTCCGGGAGTCGCCATGGGCGGGCCGGCGCACCTCCACGATCCGCGCCGTCGCCCATACCGCCCGCTGGGCCCGGGTCACCCCGGCCAGCGAGCACCCGTAGCCGAGCACCGCCAGCCCCGCGGGCACCGTCCACCACAGCTCCAGTACCTGCTGAACGTCCATCCGGCCATGCTGGGTTCGCCGCGGCCCCTACCGATCCCGGCTTTAGCGGGGCTTAGGGCCTTGGCCCGAGCATGACGGGATCCTGTGTACCCAGGGGGGACCATGTCGGTGTCACAGCAGGAGCGGCAGGAGCGATCGCTTTCGTCCCAAACGGCTCTCGTCGGGCGGGACATGGAGCGGGTCGTGCTGGCGGGACGGCTGCGGGACGCGGCGGTGCGGCTGGTGACGCTGACGGGGCCGGGCGGGGTGGGGAAGAGCCGGCTGGCGGCGGAGGTCGCCCGGGGCGCGCTGGGGGACGCGTTCGCGGAGGTGCGGTTTCTGGACATGACGCGGCCCGGGGCGTTTCCGGCGGAGGCGGCCAAGGAGCTGCGGGCCCGGGACGGCGGCCCCGGCCGGACGCTGATGGTGCTGGACGGGTGCGATCTGGCGGCGTCCTCGGTGAGCGCGCTGCTGGACGCGGATCCGCGGCTGGTCGTACTGGCGACCTGCCTGGAGCCGTTGCGCGTGTACGGGGAACGGCTGCTGCCGGTGGCGCCGTTGGGCGTGCCGACGGGCAGCGACGACCCGGAGGAGCTTCGGGGTGTGCCGTCGGTGGAGCTGTTCGTGCGCAGGGCGCGGGACGCGGATCCGGGGTTCGCGCTGACGGCGGAGAACGCGGCGGCGGTGGCCGAGATCTGCGTGCTGCTGGAGGGACTGCCGCTGGCGCTGGAGCTGGCGGCGGGGCGTCTGCGGCTGTTTCCGCCGCAGACGCTGCTGGCGAGGCTTCGGCAGGGGACGACGACGCTGTCCGGGGGGCCGGCGGACGCGCCCGAGCGGCATCGGTCGCTGGGGGCGCTGGCGGAGTGGAGCTGTGCCGGGCTGGGCGCGGGGCAGCGGACGCTGCTGGAGGAACTGGCGGTGTACGAGCGGGGGTTCGGGTTGTCGCTGGTGGGGGTGGGGCGGACCAGGGAGGCGGAGCTGGAGCGGCTGCTCGACCGGAGCCTGGTGACGGTGATGGAGGACGAGCACGGGGAGCCGCGCTTCGCGGTGCCGGAGCCGATCAGGTCGTACTGCCGTGGCGAGCTGGAGGAGTCGGGCCGGGCGGACGCGGCGCTGGACGGGCACGCGGATCGGTACCGGCGGCTGGTGGCGGCGGTGGAGCCGAGGCTGGCGGGGACCGAGCAGGAGCGGTGGCTGAAGACGCTGGCGGCGGAGGGTCCGAATGTGCTGGCGGCGCTGGGGAGGCTGTACGAGCGCGGGGAGTACGAGGCGGCGGCCGGGATGGTCGTGGCGTGCCGGCAGCCGTGGCTGGTGCAGGGGCGGCAGCGGGAGGGGCTGGACTGGTGCGACCGGATGGACTCGATCGCGGCGGTGCCGGAGCCCTTGCGGGTGCGGCTGGTCGACATGTCGGGGAGCTTCGCGGCGGCGCGCGGCGAGGCGGCCGAGGCGGTGCAACGGCACCGGCGGGCGCTCGCGTTGTGCAAGCGGACCGGCGACCGCAAGCAGAGCGCGCTGGTGTCGGCGCACCTGGGCGCGGCCCTGCTGCGCGGCGGCGACCCGCAGGCGGCGCAGGCCGCGCTCGGGCCCGCGCTCACCGCGCTGGAGTCGCTGGGGGCGGCCGGGCCGGCCGCCGAGGCGGCCACCGCGCTGGCGGCCGCGCATCGCGCGCGCGGCGACCGCCGCAGGGCGCGGGAGCTGCTGGAGCGCGCACAGGACACCTGCCGCCGGCTGCGGGACAACCGGGGCCTGGCGGGCGCGCTGCGCGAGTCGGCCGCGCTCGCCGAGGGCGCCGACGACCTGGACGGGGCGGGCCGGGCCCTGCGGGAGAGTCTGCGGCTGTACGGGGCGATCGGCGAGCGCAGCGAACTGCCCGCCACGCTGGACGCGTTCGCGCTGCTGCTGCTTCGTACCTCGCCCGGGCAGCAGCCCCGGGTGGTACGGCTGATCGCGGCGGCGGACGCACTGCGTACGGAGCTGGCGGTCAAGGCGCCGGACGAGCGGTGGGCCGACATCGAGGAGGCCCTGACCGGGCTGCGGGCCCGGCTGCAGTGGAACGGCTTCGCCACGGCGTGGGCGGAGGGGCTGCGGCTGACGCCGTCGGGGGCGGTGGCGGAGGCGCTGTCGGCGCCGGTCGCCTCCGGGCGTACGGCAGAGGGCGAGGGCGAGCAGCCGGACGCGGCCGCGCAGTCGCTCACGCCCCGCCAGGTGCAGGTGGCGATGCTGGTGGCAGAGGGGATGACGAATCGTCAGATCGCCGCCCGGCTCACCATTTCGGAGTGGACGGTGGTCAATCACGTCCGCCAGGTCATGCGGCGGCTGAACTGCACCTCGCGGGTCCAGGTCGCCTGGTCGGTGGGGAGATGGCCGTGACCGCCGAGCTCGTTCCCGACGCGCCGGCGGCCCTCCCCGGCGCCATCGCGCCGCCCCCCGAGGTCGCCGCGCGCTTCCGCGCCGAGGGCTGGTGGCGTACGGAGACCTTCCTGCACGACCTCTACCAGGTCGCCGCCACCGACCCCGACCGGCCGGCGATCGTCGCGCATCGCGCGCAGCGCCCCCCGGACCACCGGACCACCACCCTCACGTACGCCCAACTCGCGCTCTACGTCGACCGGTTCGCCGCCGCGCTCGCCTCGCTCGGGATCACCGAGGGCGACCCGGTCGCGTATCAGCTGCCCAACTGGTGGGAGACCGCCGCCCTCACCCTCGCCTGCCTGCGGGTGGGGGCGCTGGCCGTGCCCGTGCTGCCGACCGTGCGGGCCCGCGGTCTGCAGCGGATCCTGGACAGCTCGCAGGCCCGGGTGTGCGTGGTCCCGGAGGTCTGGGAAGGCTACCCGCACGCCGAGGTGCTGGCCGAGCTGGCGCCCCAACTGCCGTGGCTGCGGCACCGGGTGGTGATCGGGGACAACGCGGCTGCGACCGGTGCACTGGACTTCGCGGCGTACTTCCAGCGGACCGCGCACGAGCGCGGGGCCGCGATCCGCAGCAGGATTCACGGTCTAGGCCGGGCCGACCGGGGCAGCCTGCTGATCACCGTCATGGGGCTGGGCGACTCCTACGCGGGCGTGCTGCACACGCCCAACACCCTGTACGCGAACATCAGCGCCCAGCGCGATCCGGACGGCCCGGGGCGGCGGCCCGGCGAGGTCTTCTACTCGCCGCTGCCGCTCACCTCGCTGGCCTCGCTGATCTACACCGTCTGCTGGCCGCTCGCGGTCGGCGGCACAGCGGTCTACCAGGACACCTGGGACCCGGGG is part of the Streptomyces sp. NBC_01262 genome and harbors:
- a CDS encoding DUF3592 domain-containing protein, with translation MDVQQVLELWWTVPAGLAVLGYGCSLAGVTRAQRAVWATARIVEVRRPAHGDSRKPGIQVTVAFQDPATGQEFTLPNAGRHGDPVHEAWLGREFPVRYPRGRPERFHLMTDVFGERGGLVGPNCAVVLLLLGLVIQATVTWGYPWALLGFGGLLTAAMLLSRDLGLMRARAALLASAVAIPGQVVAVTKDVETDGEGTTFVCHEPVVAFTTREGTRVTAVCREGIPDPGRSLGRDLTIHYAPADPAVFTPDPDHDRRDRAKTVALVVASLLTGIAAVVAGVVTL
- a CDS encoding LuxR C-terminal-related transcriptional regulator, with the translated sequence MSVSQQERQERSLSSQTALVGRDMERVVLAGRLRDAAVRLVTLTGPGGVGKSRLAAEVARGALGDAFAEVRFLDMTRPGAFPAEAAKELRARDGGPGRTLMVLDGCDLAASSVSALLDADPRLVVLATCLEPLRVYGERLLPVAPLGVPTGSDDPEELRGVPSVELFVRRARDADPGFALTAENAAAVAEICVLLEGLPLALELAAGRLRLFPPQTLLARLRQGTTTLSGGPADAPERHRSLGALAEWSCAGLGAGQRTLLEELAVYERGFGLSLVGVGRTREAELERLLDRSLVTVMEDEHGEPRFAVPEPIRSYCRGELEESGRADAALDGHADRYRRLVAAVEPRLAGTEQERWLKTLAAEGPNVLAALGRLYERGEYEAAAGMVVACRQPWLVQGRQREGLDWCDRMDSIAAVPEPLRVRLVDMSGSFAAARGEAAEAVQRHRRALALCKRTGDRKQSALVSAHLGAALLRGGDPQAAQAALGPALTALESLGAAGPAAEAATALAAAHRARGDRRRARELLERAQDTCRRLRDNRGLAGALRESAALAEGADDLDGAGRALRESLRLYGAIGERSELPATLDAFALLLLRTSPGQQPRVVRLIAAADALRTELAVKAPDERWADIEEALTGLRARLQWNGFATAWAEGLRLTPSGAVAEALSAPVASGRTAEGEGEQPDAAAQSLTPRQVQVAMLVAEGMTNRQIAARLTISEWTVVNHVRQVMRRLNCTSRVQVAWSVGRWP
- a CDS encoding AMP-binding protein — its product is MTAELVPDAPAALPGAIAPPPEVAARFRAEGWWRTETFLHDLYQVAATDPDRPAIVAHRAQRPPDHRTTTLTYAQLALYVDRFAAALASLGITEGDPVAYQLPNWWETAALTLACLRVGALAVPVLPTVRARGLQRILDSSQARVCVVPEVWEGYPHAEVLAELAPQLPWLRHRVVIGDNAAATGALDFAAYFQRTAHERGAAIRSRIHGLGRADRGSLLITVMGLGDSYAGVLHTPNTLYANISAQRDPDGPGRRPGEVFYSPLPLTSLASLIYTVCWPLAVGGTAVYQDTWDPGVCLDLMAAAGVGQAYAAPVYWSEVLAAQRHRPRRLDALRLVLSGGRTATPAPLLAELPEVLGAPARELWGAPELGMGTLAPDGASGADGGVPLAGLEVSSSDGARLRVRGPSVCLATWLYGSPAPLTTWERDGGWLDTGDLAGGSDALGRVRVLARAGERTGSIFMVPVDEVEDRLLGHPRVREAAVVAYTDADHGELPCAVVVPATEAEPPGLVELREHLAAHGIPEAFRPTRLELVGSLPRDERGALRKEGLRAWLARLRPGTPRTAGP